The Heliorestis convoluta genome includes the window GGAGATTCCTCTCTTACTTGTCGATAAAAAAGGGAAAATCCTAGCAAAACAAGCTTTCAACCTTTCTGAGATGGGTCGCATCGCGCCCGGTGAAAAGAAAAAGTGGGATCTCGCTTTTGATCGAAAAAACGTACTCGTAGATCAGATCAAGCAAGACAATTGGGCCATCCTTTTTGACATGGAAGATATGACCACCGGGCAAAAGGACTTTGAGCTAGAAGGTCTTCCAGAAGGCTATCCACCAGAACAAGAGGAAAAGCTAAAAGCCATTTTGAAAAAAATGCCCATTGTGAAACCAGGAGAAGTTAGCTTTACACCGCTTCATGCTACTGTGAACAAAGGGCAGTTGCTCGTTGCTGTCATGATTCGCAATGGCGGAGAAAAGACCTTAAAAATCGATGCCCTGCCTCTACTCTTGCTAGACGCCCAAGGGGAAGAAGCAGCCAAGGCGCAATTTCAACTTGAGAATTTTCTTGTCTCACCAGGCAAAGCCCGTCTTTGGACCTTTGTTTTTCCAGAAGAAATGGTACAGAAGAAAAATCCTGATCTGAGCAGCTGGTCTTTGCAGATAAAAAGTACAACCCCAAAACAAGTATAACTTGTTTTGCCCTGCAATTGTCGCTATAATGAGTATGATTCTGGCAATGGGGGAGAGTCCATGTCCAGGCCTATCCGAGTATTGCATATAATTGGCGGAGGGGAAATCGGCGGCGCCGAGATTCATATCCTGGACTTAGCCAGACATCTTTCACCTGGGAAAATCGAGGTGCATTTGTGTTGCCTTTTTCCAGCACCCCTCTTGCAATGGGCAGAGCAGCAAGGGATCCCTGCTGTTGCTGTGCCTATGCGAAGCAAATTCGATCTTTTCAGCTTATGGAAAGTCGCTCAGGTTATCCGGAAGATTGATCCCCAAATCGTTCACACCCATGGGGTTCGGGCCAATATGATTGGTCGTTTGGCTGCTGCGCTAGTAGGATCCCGCAAAATCGTTACGACGGTTCACAGTGTATTGGAACACGATTACCCTGATGCAGTTGCACGCCGTCTTAATTTCTGGCTGGAGCGAGCCACAGCGGGCCTCACCGATCGATATATCGCCATTTCTGACTTTATTAAGCAAAATATTGTTGACCAAGGGATTCCGCGTGAGAAGATCACTGTTATCCACAACGGCATTGAATTGGAAAAATTCACAGGTCCGTTGCTGTTACCTGAAGAGCCAAAAGGTCTTTGTCCTCGAGAATGTATCGACATAAGAGAATATGACTTTGACAGTGAAGAGCTGAGTCTCGATCTAGTAAAAGAACACAGCAAGGTGTCTTTGAAAGAACAAGAAGACATTGCTACTCACCAAGATAGCCTTAAAAGCGTAGACGGTAAGAGTAGCGAACAAGGTAGCAAAGGCTTTGATGGCAATCCTGAGAAGAGAAAAAAGCCCCAAACAGCCCTTTCCTATTGTGTGAATTCTTTTACCCTTGATCAGAGTGCAGCACCGATTTGCCGTGATCAAGAAGCACAGCAACTGCGAGCCCATTATGGTCTCAATGCCTGCACACCTCTTGTCGGCATGGTTGGGCGTTTTCACCCTGTCAAAGGTCATGAAGTGCTTGTAAAAGCAGCCAAAGAAATCGTAAAGCTTCATCGCGATGTTCGTTTTCTCTTGGTGGGAGATGGCTTTCACCGCCCAGAGATTGAAAAAATCGTGATCGAAGAAGGCTTGTCGCCTTATTTCATTTTTGCTGGTTTTCGAGATGATGTAACGGTCATTTACAGAGCCATCGACATTCTCGCCTTGCCTTCTTTATCAGAAGGTCTCTGTCTGACTGTAATGGAAAGCATGATCAGTGGTTGCCCTGTAGTGGCCAGTCGTGTTGGAGGAATTCCTGAAGTGATTAGCGACGGCAAAGACGGTGTGCTCGTCCCTGCAGGCGATCCCCTTGCTCTTGCCGCTGGCATTGTGAATCTTCTAGAGAATCGAGATAAGATGAAACGCCTCAGCCAAGCAGCCATGAAAACAATCGAAGAGCGTTTCACAGTGCAAAAAATGGCAGAACGTACTGAGGCTTTTTACGAGCATATTGTGAACGAGGACAAGCTAAAACTTACAAATAACAATAAAGCACCCAAAGAAAAGGCAAAAAAGAGCAAGTGGATCTAGGAGTGTACTATGCCCAAAGCGAATCGCATCGCCCAAGCCGCAGTCCTCATTATGGTGGTGACGCTGGCAGGGCGTTTTTTCGGTTTTATCCGTGAAATGCTTACGGCCAACTATTTTCCCGTTGAGCTAGTAGATGCTTACGTCGTTGCCTACACACTACCAAATATTTTTGGCGTTACCATGACAGGCGCTTTTATGGCTGCTTTTATTCCTGCCTTTACCAAATTGTTGGTGGCAGATGAAAAAGAAAGAGCCTGGCGCTTGGGCTCTACCATTTTTAACATTGTATTTATCGCTTTTACCTTTCTGGTCATTCTAGGTATTATTTTTGCGCCCACTGTGGTCAAGCTTATTGCGCCTGGTTTTTCTGGAGAACGTCTAGATCTGACGGTTGATCTTATGCGGATTATGTTTCCCACCTTGATCTTTGTCTCCGTGGCGGGCATTACCATGGGAATGCTAAATTCCTATGATCACTTTCTCGTCCCGGCCTTAGGTCCACTGGTGGCTTCCATGTCAGTCATCGGCGCCATAATTTTTCTTTCGCCGACCATGGGCGTCTATGCCCTCGCTGTAGGCATTTTGTTTGGACTTTTTTTACAGTTGGCCATACAAGTACCCATCTTACCACGATACGGCTTTCGTTATAAGATGACCATGGATCTAAAAGATCCGCTGGTTCGTCAGGTGGGCTTGTTAATCGTGCCAGTTATTATTGGCGTAGGCATTGGGCAAGTCAATATTTTAATTGACCGCATCCTTGCCTCTGGATTAGAAGCGGGGAGTATCGCTGCACTAAACTTTGCCAACCAAGTTATGCAATTGCCCATGGGCATTTTTGTCCAAGCCATTGCTGTGCCTATTTTTCCAGCTCTATCTGCCTTGGTGGCCCGCGGTGACTTTGCAGGCATGCAACGAGCTTTCGGCCGCGGTACCAACTACTATACCCTTTTGCTCATACCTATGACCGTAGGCATGATGGTCCTAGCTATACCAACCATTCGTTTGATATTTGAAAGAGGCGCTTTTACGCCAGAAAATACAATTGCCACATCCATTGCGCTCTTCTGGTATGCTTTAGGCATTTTACCTTCCGCCATGCGCGATCTATATACGCGTGTCTTTTACGCTCTACAAGATACCAAAACACCTGTAAAAATTGGCGCTTTATCAGTCGCCATACATATTGTGTTAAATCTTTTGCTCATTGGTCCCATGGGCCACGGCGGGCTGGCTCTAGCCACATCTATCTCCACAGCCCTCAATATGATCGTTCTTGGCTGGATTTTATGGAAGCGCACTGGTGGCTGGAACTTGTCCGGTCAACTTGTTGTCTTCGGCAAGACTTTGTTTGCAGCGGCTATCATGGGTGTAGTCGTTTACTTTGTCAATGATTACCTCTACCAACTCGTAGGCTACCAGCGAGGATTTGGTGAAATTATCCAACTTGCAGGTGCCATCGGTACAGGTTTTGCCGTCTATGCTTTCCTCGTCTGGATCATGGGCATTGAAGAAGTGAACATGGCCATCGATATGGCTCGCGAAAAAGGCGGCGCTCTCATAGCAAAGATTCGTTCATAAGAGCGTGTGAGCAATGTTCATAGCCAAGCCACAACGAATCATCCCCTAATGCCCGGACCTACAACGTAACAACAAGCAAGATACACTCGACACTCGAGTAGGCCTTTTGATTTCACTTTTCAGACAAAGGCAGGTTAGCACAGTGACTCTATCAGTCTCTACGCTTAAACTTTTGAACAAGCTATTTCCACAACCAGCCCACCCTTTGAACATGGCCCAGGATGGAACAAAAAGCACGGCGCAGTGGCAGATGGAGCGCGGTGGCGAGACCTTGCGCTATTTTCTGCAGGCAGTATCGGAAAAAGAGCTATTTCAAGATCGTACGGTTCTCGACATGGGCTGTGGGCCCGGTGGTAAGACCTGTTATTATGGGACCCGTGGTGTCAAAAAGGTGGTAGGACTTGACTTACTGCCTGATTTTATCGCGGAAGCCCAAGCTCTCGCAGAGCAAGAAGGCCTAGGGGAACGCGTTGACTTTGTGGCAGCAGATGCAACAGCCATGCCCTTTGCCGACGAAACCTTTGACGTCATTATCGCCAATGACTTTATGGAACACGTAGGCAATCCCGAAGGCGCTTTACGTGAAGCCCACAGGGTCTTAAGAAAAGGGGGGCGTCTCTATGTGAACTTCCCACCTTACTACCACCCCTACGGCGCCCACCTATCCGATGCCATCGCCATTCCCTGGGTACATCGCTTTTTCTCCGAAGAAACACTGATTCAAGCCTACAAAGACCTAGTACGAGCCTATCCAGACGGCGAAAAACGAATCGCCTTTCGCTTTAGCAAAGATGAAAAAGGGCAAGAGTACCTAAGCTACGTCAACGGTATGACCATCGAACGCTTCGAAAAAATACTCCAAAAAACACCCTACCTGAAAGTAGCCTATTACCGAGAAGCACCCTTAAGAGACTTCCTAGCCCCCTTAAGTAAAAACCCCTCTTTACGAGAATACCTCGTCCGCATGGTCGTCGTAATACTAGAAAAAAAGTAACGTAAAATCACAAAACGAAGCAACACGAAACAAGCCACCAAAGGAGCCAAGAAGCTCTTTGGTGGCTTGTTTATTAGTTGCTTTTGTTCAAACCAGTTCATTTTCTAACCAACCCGCCATGCCTGGATGGGCGCAACCAAGATGCTACCAAACGAAACGGTCCCCCTACCATCCTGTACCAATCCATGAAAATCAGCTTTTTCCTGATTACGTTGGGGTTACTTCATAGAGGGGCCAGGGCATCACGCTTTCCTCCGCTCTGGACTGGTCCCACGCTGTTACCGCCAGCAAGCTGGCGACAGCTGAGGTCCCAAGTCCCGCTGCGGAAAGCGTGATGCCCTGGCCCAGAGGGTTTTTGCTGATTGTTACTTCCGTTGGAGTAGCTTTGCGTAACCTCCTGTTATCCTGTTATGATTACGCAACTGCCTATTGTATTTGCAATAGGCCAAAACGTAGTCACAACAAGCAAAATGTATCTGGGGCAGGCCTTATTCATTCCTGGAGAGAGGACTTCAGACCTCAGCCATCGGCAGCTTGCTGCCGCTCATGGCGTGGGATGAGTCCGTTCGGAAGGAATGAATAAGGCCTGCCCCCACCACAAAGTATCTATTTTCGTAATTACCTCTGAACCGATGTGGCTATTTTCGCGCTAGGCACCTTTCGTAACCCCCGAATCAGGCTCACGAAACTTCCAAACCAAGGCCACAAAAAGCCAGAACAAAATAACCATCATAGGCACTTCAAAAACATTTTCCACAGCATTATGGAAAACAACACCGGTCAGACCACAAGCAATACCTGTAGCCAAAGCCTTCAAGCGAGGAGGCGCATGAATGGCCACACCAAAAGCCATGCGCATAACAGCAATCATTAAAGCGATAAAAGAAACAAGACCAATCAGGCCTGTCTCAGCAGCCGTTTTCAAATAATAGTTATCCGTATAGATTGTGCGATGACCGAGAAGATTTTTGTTATGATCAGCGGCAGCGCCACCAAACTGACCAAGGCCGATCCCTGTTAGTGGCTTTTCTTGAACTTTATCTAAAGCCATATTCCAGCGGTCAATACGACCCCCTTGGGCTGACTTGTTCATGTAGTCAGGGCTCAACAAATAGCTAACTCGGTCTGCCACAGAAGGCAAGGCAATGGGAAGCAAAATAGCGCCAATTAAGAAAGCTGCTATCAAACGACGATCATAAATGGCACCAAAAAGGATAATGCCCAAAGCGAGACCGAGCCAGGCGCCACGGGAAAAGGTAACGACCATACAAAGGCCCATAACGGCTGCACAACCTAGATAGAAAAGCCGTTGTGCAGGTGTGCCTCGATAGGCCAGTGCTAAAGCAATAGGAGTAGAAAGAACAAGTAAACCGCCTAAAACGTTGGGGCTGCCAATAATGGAATAAGCACGTGTGCGAATGCCTACTTCGGCTTGATCGACCCACGTTGAAGGCATGGGTGCTCCTGTAATGTACTGATAAACGCCATGCAAGGCAATCAGCGTGGTAGCCAGCGTAAATCCAACGAGTAAGGTAAGCGCTTCTTTGGTATGACGTAGCAATTGTACAGCCAAGTAGAACCAAAGCATATGCTGCACAATTACGCGTAAGCCATCGATGGGAACCTGAATTCGTGGATAGGTGTAGTCAATGAGAAACATAAAGAGCATAATGGCAATGAAAGCAGTAAGTGCGTAGAATGTGGGATGGTGCTTCCATTGAAAATCTCTTTGACTAAGCCAGTGGGCAACAATGGCACCCACCATAAGCAATAAAAGTGCCTCATCCCACCACGTTGGAATGCCAAACATGTTCACCTGCTGTCGCAAAAACCAGTCAATAGGGCCATAAAGAGCCAGCGCCCAGAGCCCTAGAATAGGACGGAAAAAGAGCAATTGCAAAGACAGCAGTATCAGGGGCAATACAAGGACGTAGGGACTGTTAAATCGTACCCACAAAAAGCCAATCACAGCACCAAAAAGCAGAAGAAGACCATACATGACGTAAGCACTGAAGCCTTCCAAAGGTGGCGCCACCCTATAATTATCGTCAACGTCAACAGAATGAAGAGGCTCATCTTTTTGAAGAGCCGAAGGCACGAAAAAGTCAGTTACTTTTGCAGGCACTGATTTGTCCCAGATGGCTTGCACCGTGACAAGGCTATTTCGCCAGAGGTAAAATAGGAGCAAGGTCCCGGCAAAGACAAAGGCTTTGAAAAAGGTCATAGCACCAAGCAAGGCAAGTGCCACCGTTAAACCTACAAGAAAAGCGAGCCCAGCTCGAGCCAGTCCACCTAGTTGCCACCCTTCAGGGCAAGCAAGGTGTCGCACAATGGTAGCTACAATGCTTCCCCGGGAGATTTCTTCTAGTAAATCAATGAACTTTAATCGAAGAGAACGCACCGGCTTGGTAAGGGTAGCTCCAAGGGCAACAACAAAAGAAGAAGATCGTTGGCGCTGCAAGCGCTCCAGCGGGTCTGAGGAAAAATAGCGCCCCACCAGGCCTCGCGAAGCCCCTTGCGCTGCTTTTTCCAGATAGCGATGGAAAATGCTAGAACGCCATAATTTTTCAATCTGAAAAAGGCCGCCGTAGAGGTAGAGCAATATTCTTACAAAGAGGCTGTTGACAATTACTTGCTGAAGCGTTTGAATGATATTCAGAAGAGTCACCTCACAATATAAAA containing:
- a CDS encoding SLAP domain-containing protein, producing the protein MQGEVIVEGSILLNLDDVVQVSATFKNNLKQPVIFEEIPLLLVDKKGKILAKQAFNLSEMGRIAPGEKKKWDLAFDRKNVLVDQIKQDNWAILFDMEDMTTGQKDFELEGLPEGYPPEQEEKLKAILKKMPIVKPGEVSFTPLHATVNKGQLLVAVMIRNGGEKTLKIDALPLLLLDAQGEEAAKAQFQLENFLVSPGKARLWTFVFPEEMVQKKNPDLSSWSLQIKSTTPKQV
- a CDS encoding glycosyltransferase, whose translation is MSRPIRVLHIIGGGEIGGAEIHILDLARHLSPGKIEVHLCCLFPAPLLQWAEQQGIPAVAVPMRSKFDLFSLWKVAQVIRKIDPQIVHTHGVRANMIGRLAAALVGSRKIVTTVHSVLEHDYPDAVARRLNFWLERATAGLTDRYIAISDFIKQNIVDQGIPREKITVIHNGIELEKFTGPLLLPEEPKGLCPRECIDIREYDFDSEELSLDLVKEHSKVSLKEQEDIATHQDSLKSVDGKSSEQGSKGFDGNPEKRKKPQTALSYCVNSFTLDQSAAPICRDQEAQQLRAHYGLNACTPLVGMVGRFHPVKGHEVLVKAAKEIVKLHRDVRFLLVGDGFHRPEIEKIVIEEGLSPYFIFAGFRDDVTVIYRAIDILALPSLSEGLCLTVMESMISGCPVVASRVGGIPEVISDGKDGVLVPAGDPLALAAGIVNLLENRDKMKRLSQAAMKTIEERFTVQKMAERTEAFYEHIVNEDKLKLTNNNKAPKEKAKKSKWI
- the murJ gene encoding murein biosynthesis integral membrane protein MurJ; the protein is MPKANRIAQAAVLIMVVTLAGRFFGFIREMLTANYFPVELVDAYVVAYTLPNIFGVTMTGAFMAAFIPAFTKLLVADEKERAWRLGSTIFNIVFIAFTFLVILGIIFAPTVVKLIAPGFSGERLDLTVDLMRIMFPTLIFVSVAGITMGMLNSYDHFLVPALGPLVASMSVIGAIIFLSPTMGVYALAVGILFGLFLQLAIQVPILPRYGFRYKMTMDLKDPLVRQVGLLIVPVIIGVGIGQVNILIDRILASGLEAGSIAALNFANQVMQLPMGIFVQAIAVPIFPALSALVARGDFAGMQRAFGRGTNYYTLLLIPMTVGMMVLAIPTIRLIFERGAFTPENTIATSIALFWYALGILPSAMRDLYTRVFYALQDTKTPVKIGALSVAIHIVLNLLLIGPMGHGGLALATSISTALNMIVLGWILWKRTGGWNLSGQLVVFGKTLFAAAIMGVVVYFVNDYLYQLVGYQRGFGEIIQLAGAIGTGFAVYAFLVWIMGIEEVNMAIDMAREKGGALIAKIRS
- a CDS encoding class I SAM-dependent methyltransferase produces the protein MTLSVSTLKLLNKLFPQPAHPLNMAQDGTKSTAQWQMERGGETLRYFLQAVSEKELFQDRTVLDMGCGPGGKTCYYGTRGVKKVVGLDLLPDFIAEAQALAEQEGLGERVDFVAADATAMPFADETFDVIIANDFMEHVGNPEGALREAHRVLRKGGRLYVNFPPYYHPYGAHLSDAIAIPWVHRFFSEETLIQAYKDLVRAYPDGEKRIAFRFSKDEKGQEYLSYVNGMTIERFEKILQKTPYLKVAYYREAPLRDFLAPLSKNPSLREYLVRMVVVILEKK
- a CDS encoding O-antigen ligase family protein; translated protein: MTLLNIIQTLQQVIVNSLFVRILLYLYGGLFQIEKLWRSSIFHRYLEKAAQGASRGLVGRYFSSDPLERLQRQRSSSFVVALGATLTKPVRSLRLKFIDLLEEISRGSIVATIVRHLACPEGWQLGGLARAGLAFLVGLTVALALLGAMTFFKAFVFAGTLLLFYLWRNSLVTVQAIWDKSVPAKVTDFFVPSALQKDEPLHSVDVDDNYRVAPPLEGFSAYVMYGLLLLFGAVIGFLWVRFNSPYVLVLPLILLSLQLLFFRPILGLWALALYGPIDWFLRQQVNMFGIPTWWDEALLLLMVGAIVAHWLSQRDFQWKHHPTFYALTAFIAIMLFMFLIDYTYPRIQVPIDGLRVIVQHMLWFYLAVQLLRHTKEALTLLVGFTLATTLIALHGVYQYITGAPMPSTWVDQAEVGIRTRAYSIIGSPNVLGGLLVLSTPIALALAYRGTPAQRLFYLGCAAVMGLCMVVTFSRGAWLGLALGIILFGAIYDRRLIAAFLIGAILLPIALPSVADRVSYLLSPDYMNKSAQGGRIDRWNMALDKVQEKPLTGIGLGQFGGAAADHNKNLLGHRTIYTDNYYLKTAAETGLIGLVSFIALMIAVMRMAFGVAIHAPPRLKALATGIACGLTGVVFHNAVENVFEVPMMVILFWLFVALVWKFREPDSGVTKGA